The nucleotide sequence TATATAAAACTATATATTAGCTTTATATTTGAATATGAACCAATCAATGGTTCAATTACATGTCCAACTACTACAAATACAATTAAAACAAATTTTAAATTATCAAAATAATAACTTCTATTCTTCTCCAAATTTTCGTTTAATACAGTATTCATAATAAAACCCCATTCCTTGTATCTTGTTTGTTCATTATACAATTCCATTGTTACAATCAGGTGTTATATTAATTAACTGAATTTAAATATTATGAAAATTTTCCATTAATAATGAAAAATGCACATAAGGCAGGGGGCAAATTCTAAATTCTATTACTGTAGATTTTAGTGTCATATTTCAATCTAAATTATTGTTCACAATAAATTTTGCTTCTTTCAAAAACTTAATACGAATGTTTTCTGGGAATAAAATATTGACATGTTTTCCAAAAGATAAATTTATTAAAAAATCAATATCAGGTATTTCTAATACATTCATATTTAGATCTCCTCTCAAAAATTATTTATACTTATTATTACCACTATTACCAGTTCTACATACATAAAAGAACGTACCTAGATTTGATTTACACAAATATAGGTACGTTCTCGCTTTAATACTTTTTTAAGTTATTGATTTTAATTATTCTATGCTATCTATTCAAACTATGATACTATAATTATTCCACTTATAACTTAATATTCTATAATCCGTTGCTATATATCATATTTCAACACCAAACTACGCTTCTTATATTTTAAAGATTTACCCAAAAAATTATGAACTTGCCTTGGTTTCTAAAAATATATTTATTACGTTTCCTCATTTTAATTTCTTTGTGCGAATATATATATATCAACTTTAATATTATTATTATTGACAGTATTAAAAATAAATATACATCAAATAATATTTTTGTTGTTTTGATCTTCTTATAAGAATGATTTTGCAAACTGACTTACTTTCTTTAGATCATCAGTATTAGGCCTTCCCCTATGCAGAGGACCAAATGAACCTTTACAGTGATATTCCTTATCACTTACATTTATTTTCTTTTGGTCTGCAACCTTCTTTACCTGAGAATAGGTTGATTTAACAATTGCTGCAGTACTAAAATTTACAATTTTACCAACATGGACATCTATATCTTCAATAAACTTTTTAACCTTATAATCTATACCAGCAGCATATACAGAACTTCCAAGAAACAGTATATCTACATCTTCTGATAGTTTTTCATCTACTGTTTTTGCCTCTACACCTGCTGTCCTTGCTATCTCATCTGCCAGTTTTTTTGTATTTCCTGTCTTTGTATAATATCTTACTGCTATCTTCATCATATTTTCCTCCTGATCTAAATTATTATAATAGGGCTTTTACTTTTTTATCTATTTTCTCAGGCGTTGTTGTAGGTGCAAATCTTTCAACAACATTACCATTTCGATCTATAAGAAACTTGGTAAAATTCCATTTTATCTTGTTTCCTGCAACCCCACCTTGCTGAGATTTCAAATACGTATAAAGTGGATTTTCATTTTCTCCATTGACATCAATTTTTGAAAACTG is from Clostridium fermenticellae and encodes:
- a CDS encoding flavodoxin family protein → MMKIAVRYYTKTGNTKKLADEIARTAGVEAKTVDEKLSEDVDILFLGSSVYAAGIDYKVKKFIEDIDVHVGKIVNFSTAAIVKSTYSQVKKVADQKKINVSDKEYHCKGSFGPLHRGRPNTDDLKKVSQFAKSFL